The window GCAGCTCGACTCTAAAGGACTCTGGCACCTGCGGCGCATCATCCCAATCCGCCTCTGAAAGATGTAAATATGCCACGCCCAATGCCGATAAATGCTTAGCCGCTAACAGAATAGTGTCTACAATTTCAGGACACGCCATATCTTTAAACGTCACGTAAGGGGCGAGGCGAACCCCGACTTTATCGGCACCAATTTTCGCACTCACGGCTTGGACAATTTCGAGTAAAAAACGAATGCGATTTTCCTGAGAACCGCCGTAGGCATCAGTTCTGTGGTTTGAATTGGTGCGTAAAAACTGGTCAATCAGATAACCATTGCCGCCGTGAATTTCGATGCCATCAAAACCCGCCGCAACCGCATTCACTCCCGCCTGTGCAAAATCGGCCACAACGCGGTCGATATCGGCTTGCACCATAGCCCTAGGTTCTGGGCAATCCACCATTTGCCCTTCAGGATGCGCTTCATCCACAATCCATACTTTAGTGCCAACGGGCGCAATAGCTGATGGCGCAATCGGGGCATTACCCTGCTGAAAAATCGGGTGCGATACACGGCCAACATGCCAAATTTGATTGAAGATTTTACCACCAGCCTGATGCACTGCCGCTGTGACTTTTTTCCAGCCCTCAATTTGCTCAGCGGTATACACGCCCGGCGTAAATGAATAACCTTGGCTGTCATCGGAGATTTGTGTCGCTTCTGTGATGATTAACCCCGCCGAGGCGCGCTGGGCATAATATTGCGCCATCAGATCATTCGGAATATTGCCTGGCTGCGTAGTACGCGCCCGAGTCATAGGGGCCATCACAATGCGATTGTTTAATGCCAGTGACGCTAATTTATAAGACATGAAAAGACTCATACACACTCCGAACCAGAAATTAAGATGAAACATCAGTGGTGCAATTGTGCATTAGTTAATCTATATTGATAATCAGGCTATTATTAAAATCATTTTCAAAAATAATTTGATATGTATCATTTAAACGATCTGCAATTAGCGCTGCGTATCGCAGCCTTAGAGAGTCTCTCGGCAGCCAGTAAAGAAATAGGCATGACGCCGGCAGCGGCAAGTGCCGCGCTGCAAAGATTAGAGAAAAAGCTAGGATGTCAGCTATTTGCTCGCTCGACGCGGCGCTTACAGCTCACAGAAGAAGGGCGGATCTTTCTCGATTCGGCGAAACCCGCACTGGCGATTCTCGAAACCGCCAGCGCCAATTTAGCCGAACACAGGGGTGAGCTTAAGGGCGAAGTACGCCTCGCCTTACCTTCGGATATTGGCCGCAGCCAGATCCGTGCTTGGCTCGATGAATTGATGGACAGCGCCCCAGAACTGACAGTGCAGCTGTATTTTGGCGATCATATGACAGACTTAATCGACCAAAATATCCATTTGGCTTTGCGCTATGGCCAGCTTGACGACTCAAATCTGAAAAGGCGTCAGCTCGCCATGACCCCAAGAGTACTGGTCGCCTCACCCACTTATCTGGCACAACATGGCACACCAAGCACACTAAATGAACTCAGCCAACATGCTGTGCTGATTTTAAATCGCGGCGGTGAGCCGTGGCAGAAATGGAAATTCAGCCATAACGGCGCGCCCGTTGAAATCGAAGTCAGGGGTAAACGTTTTTGTAACGATGGTGCAGTAATCCGCGACTGGGCGATCGAAGGCCGTGGGATTGCCTACAAAAGCTGGCTCGATGTGGCGCAGGATGTCACTGAAGGCAGACTCAACCTAGTGTTAACCGATAAAATCGCACCGCCGATCCCACTGCAATTGGTGTACCTGCAAACCGATTATCCCAGCCATAAAATACGGCGCACCATAGAGTTTTTAGTGGAAAAACTTGGTCAATTCGCCCAAGACTATCCACTGCCCTAATGCAATTGATCTGCAGCTAAGTGGAACTATGCACATTAGCCTTTAGGTAAGACCACCGTGACCACACAGCCCTGCTGCCAAGGTAGTAAAGCTTGCGTGGATTGCTGACAGTTTTCGATTTGAATGCTGCCGTGATGGCGGGTGACCACATCCTTACAGATGGCTAAACCTAGGCCTAATCCTGCATCTTTGGTTGAGGCAAAAGATGCCATCAACTCACTCGCCTGCCCCTGTAGCCCTTCGCCATTATCAATCACTAATACTTTGATTTCATGCGGTTGAAAATAGATTTCGATCCATAATTGCCGCACGCGGTTATCGCCGCAGGTCTCTAGCGCATCTAAGCTATTTTTCACGAGATTGACCCACATTTGACTTAAGCCAACGCTATCCCCCATCAGCTCAAAGGGCTCACCCTGCACTCGCACATTCACTTGCACATTGGCCCGGTCTAACTCGCGCCGCAGTAAAGCTAACGCCTCCTTCACCACCAGCACGATATCTAACGGCTCTGTCTTGGCCTGACGCCGCTTGAGTAAACCGCGAATACGGTGCACAACCGCACCCGCGCGAATCGACTGCGCATTAATTTTCCCAAGCACATCATAAAGTTCGGGATTATCTTGCCCAAGCCTTTCCAATTGCAGCATGGCGCCTTCGCTGTATTGGGTAATGGCGGCTATGGGTTGATTGAGTTCATGGGCAAGGCCAGCGCCAATTTCCCCCAGAATTGCCGCACTTTGCAGTCGCTCAAGCTGCAATGCCTTATCCTTTAACTGCCGCTCAGTGCTAACTAAAAACTCACTTTTCTGGCGAAATTTATATTCGAGCCACAGGTGATAAATAGTCGAAATAATGAAGATTAATAGCAGCACACCACCCCACTCTTTATTTTTCGCCATCCATTTGTATACAGTTTGATAGAGTGGCGGCGACGCACCTTGAAGTTGTAATTCCTTAAATAACTCAATGACTTTCAACTGACTCACCGGTGCCGTCCAGCCCAAGGTATCGGCGGTAATGGCAGCGACATGGTCGGCGGGTAAATCAAATAAGGCGCGGGTGATCGCCATCGTCAGCTTAGGAGCAACCGTATCCGCAGCTGCGAATGACCAATTGGGGTATAACTGAGTGCTCACCTCACAATCATATCCTGCCGGTTTAGTCGGATGGATCACGCGATAATCGGCCTGATTAACTAGGCCAGTTGCGATCATTTCCTCTAAGGTGCAAAAAGGCGCGATGGCAGCATCGGCGCTGCCGTCACGGACTTGATAAACAAGCGGCTCCAATGGAAAACCGAGGAAGCGCACTTGCCCAAAAAACTGTTCGGGTAAAAAGCCCATTTTATGAAGCAACCCCATGGCCGCCTGATACCCGCCTAATGCCTGCGGATCACTGGCGACCACATTGCGCCCGCGCAAATCCTGCAGGGTGCGGATAGGGCTATCGGCGCGGACAATAATAGTCGCGCCTATGGTAAAAGTACTGCCCTGATGCTTGCGGCTTTTCATCGTCGCGAGCCAAGACAGCGGGAAGTTATTGCTTAGATGTAGATATTGCCCGGGGTTGGTGACGATAAACTGCAAATCATGGCCGAGTAACTGGCTACGCATGCCATTAAAGTCGACGGGCACCACTTCAAAATGGCTATTGGGCACTTGTTCAGTCAGATAATCCATCATAGGTTGCCAACGCTGCTTGGCTTGTAATACGCCGTGGTTGGCCAACACTCCGACTTTAAAGTGATTCACCTGCGGCACGTCATCGGCATAGGACTGATTGAGCCCAATGACACTTAGGCATAATCCCATCACTACCGCTTTACACCAAGAGCCCGTCGTCATCACCGCTATTACCCTGTCTTGTATGCTATTAAACGACTTTAACTCGCAGATAAAAATCAAGCTGTGAAATGCCGCCAAACTCTGGTTTCTGCCCTAAGATAATCGGCTAATTTAGTGATGAACCTCCCAAGACCTAGGCTTAAAATTGAGCCTGACACAGACGCGGCTTAAGCTGATATAGCGATCCACACATGCCCACAAGGAAATCCATGTCTACAAAATTGCCACTATATTTAGTTGATGACGATGAAGCGATTCTGGATTCGCTGGGTTTTATGCTCGGACAATTTGGCTACCAAGTGCAAACCTTCAACAGCGGCCGCGACTTCCTTACGCACTGTGCATTATCGCAGGCAGGCTGCGTGATTTTAGATAGCAGAATGCCGGAGATCACCGGCCAAGAAGTGCAGCAAAAACTGCTCGAAACCCACAGCCCGCTTGGCGTCATCTTTCTCACTGGCCACGGCGACTTACCTATGGCGCTGAGCGCCTTTCGTAAGGGAGCCTGCGACTTTTTTCAAAAACCTGTGTCCGGCAAGGCATTAGTACAAGCGATAGAAAAAGCACAGCGTGAAAGCCAGGCGGCCTTCGAGCAGCAAAGTCTGCAACATAAGTTTGACCAACTGACCGAGCGCGAGCAGCAAGTGTTAGCCCATGTGATCCAAGGCATGACCAATAAGCAAATCTCGGAGGCGATGTTTTTATCCCTGCGCACGATTGAAGTACACCGCGCAAAAATCATGAAGAAACTCGAAGTAAATAATATGGCAGAGTTAGTGCAGCACTTAGGGAATTTGCATTCAGTCTTATAAGTCAGTGACCCATAGTCGCTAAACAATCGCGACGCCTTCTCGCCACGCATAAGGATTTAACCGTTAAACCCTTTTTACCCAGACCATTCAAGATACCGTAACTACACAGTTTTCATCCTACCTGCGACAAGCTGTCGCAGTTTGTGCATTTGGCTTTGTTAAATATCGTATCAGCCCGCACAATCACGCCATAGGTTCCTTCCTTTGTGCCCCGCAGGCGCTCAAGAAATCCACTGCTTTTTGAACCTCCACCCGAGGGTAACTATGCCCTCGGGTATTTTTTCTCCCATCCGCGAATGCCTAACTCCGAGATAACAACCAAAGTGGAAATTGAACGATCCAGTTCTAGCTCCGTCTGTAAAGCAGTTATATACTTTCCAACCGTCTCAAATAATAAGAATCATGGAAGAGCGAATGTTCAAACCTTTAATATTACTCAGTTTTAGCGCCTTAGCCTTGACCTGTATGAGTGGCTGCGTTGGGCCGCTTAATTCAAAATGTGATACAAATTCCCCCTACAGCAAACAAGAATGCAATGCAGCCGATGCCGCTGTTTATGTTGCAGCCGCCATATTAGAAGGCCCAGATAAAGGTCAAACGTGTAACGATATGTCGGGCAAAGCAAAACAAGACTGCCTCGCTCAGCAACAGGCACTAAAAGAATCACTAGAGAAACACGCTCGAAAATAGCATTAAGGAAGATAAATGAAAGCCTCCGTTTTTATTGCCGCGACCCTCGACGGCTATATCGCCACTCCCGATGGGGATATCGACTTTTTAAACCAGCATCCCAGTACAAATCCCGATGAAGACTTTGGTTATCATGCCTTTATTGACACTGTCGATGCGATAGTGATGGGACGTAAAAGCTTTGAAAAA of the Shewanella baltica genome contains:
- a CDS encoding alkene reductase; the encoded protein is MSLFMSYKLASLALNNRIVMAPMTRARTTQPGNIPNDLMAQYYAQRASAGLIITEATQISDDSQGYSFTPGVYTAEQIEGWKKVTAAVHQAGGKIFNQIWHVGRVSHPIFQQGNAPIAPSAIAPVGTKVWIVDEAHPEGQMVDCPEPRAMVQADIDRVVADFAQAGVNAVAAGFDGIEIHGGNGYLIDQFLRTNSNHRTDAYGGSQENRIRFLLEIVQAVSAKIGADKVGVRLAPYVTFKDMACPEIVDTILLAAKHLSALGVAYLHLSEADWDDAPQVPESFRVELRKVFKGSIIVAGRYDVARANEVIDSGYADLVAFGRPFIANPDLPYRLMHQLPLSAFDKGPLFGGSAAGYTDYPTHNEALRAVIRSDDDEVA
- a CDS encoding LysR family transcriptional regulator, giving the protein MYHLNDLQLALRIAALESLSAASKEIGMTPAAASAALQRLEKKLGCQLFARSTRRLQLTEEGRIFLDSAKPALAILETASANLAEHRGELKGEVRLALPSDIGRSQIRAWLDELMDSAPELTVQLYFGDHMTDLIDQNIHLALRYGQLDDSNLKRRQLAMTPRVLVASPTYLAQHGTPSTLNELSQHAVLILNRGGEPWQKWKFSHNGAPVEIEVRGKRFCNDGAVIRDWAIEGRGIAYKSWLDVAQDVTEGRLNLVLTDKIAPPIPLQLVYLQTDYPSHKIRRTIEFLVEKLGQFAQDYPLP
- a CDS encoding sensor histidine kinase, whose amino-acid sequence is MTTGSWCKAVVMGLCLSVIGLNQSYADDVPQVNHFKVGVLANHGVLQAKQRWQPMMDYLTEQVPNSHFEVVPVDFNGMRSQLLGHDLQFIVTNPGQYLHLSNNFPLSWLATMKSRKHQGSTFTIGATIIVRADSPIRTLQDLRGRNVVASDPQALGGYQAAMGLLHKMGFLPEQFFGQVRFLGFPLEPLVYQVRDGSADAAIAPFCTLEEMIATGLVNQADYRVIHPTKPAGYDCEVSTQLYPNWSFAAADTVAPKLTMAITRALFDLPADHVAAITADTLGWTAPVSQLKVIELFKELQLQGASPPLYQTVYKWMAKNKEWGGVLLLIFIISTIYHLWLEYKFRQKSEFLVSTERQLKDKALQLERLQSAAILGEIGAGLAHELNQPIAAITQYSEGAMLQLERLGQDNPELYDVLGKINAQSIRAGAVVHRIRGLLKRRQAKTEPLDIVLVVKEALALLRRELDRANVQVNVRVQGEPFELMGDSVGLSQMWVNLVKNSLDALETCGDNRVRQLWIEIYFQPHEIKVLVIDNGEGLQGQASELMASFASTKDAGLGLGLAICKDVVTRHHGSIQIENCQQSTQALLPWQQGCVVTVVLPKG
- a CDS encoding response regulator transcription factor → MSTKLPLYLVDDDEAILDSLGFMLGQFGYQVQTFNSGRDFLTHCALSQAGCVILDSRMPEITGQEVQQKLLETHSPLGVIFLTGHGDLPMALSAFRKGACDFFQKPVSGKALVQAIEKAQRESQAAFEQQSLQHKFDQLTEREQQVLAHVIQGMTNKQISEAMFLSLRTIEVHRAKIMKKLEVNNMAELVQHLGNLHSVL